From one Nocardioides sp. Kera G14 genomic stretch:
- the pyk gene encoding pyruvate kinase — protein MRRAKIVCTLGPATDSERRIKELVYAGMDIARLNMSHGAHEEHAARYRLVRDAADASGKGVGILADLQGPKIRLEKFRSTPDGSKWQLRRGQAWVITTRDVEGDDTISGTTYKGLPGDVKVGDMLLVDDGRLRLRVTGVVDETDVHVEVLVGGPVSDNKGINLPGVAVSVPALSEKDIEDLRFALGLGVDYIALSFVRDAADAEDVRKIMREEGRMVPIIAKIEKPQAIDNLDEVIEAFDAFMVARGDLGVECPLEEVPFLQKTIIDKARRNAKPVIVATQMLDSMITSPAPTRAEANDVANAVLDGADAVMLSAETSVGDYPVHTVETMARIITATEGHAFDPGTVGHLAPIQWDPHTRGGVITKAAEEVAERVGAKYLVAFTTSGDSARRLARLRGPIPMIAFTPHPSVRSQLALVWGVETFKTDEVEHTDEMVRQVDEALLQIGRVEEGDLVVIIAGAPPGIPGSTNALRIHRMGDAINEVSPAYKRS, from the coding sequence GTGAGACGGGCAAAGATCGTATGCACGCTGGGACCGGCGACAGACTCCGAACGACGGATCAAGGAGCTGGTCTACGCCGGCATGGACATCGCTCGGCTCAACATGAGCCACGGTGCGCATGAGGAGCACGCGGCCCGCTACCGGCTGGTCCGCGACGCCGCGGACGCCAGCGGCAAGGGCGTCGGCATCCTCGCCGATCTGCAGGGTCCCAAGATCCGTCTCGAGAAGTTCCGCAGCACCCCCGACGGGTCCAAGTGGCAGCTCCGCCGTGGTCAGGCCTGGGTGATCACCACGCGTGACGTCGAGGGTGACGACACGATCAGCGGGACGACGTACAAGGGACTGCCGGGCGACGTGAAGGTCGGCGACATGCTGCTCGTCGATGACGGCCGCCTGCGTCTCCGCGTCACCGGCGTCGTGGACGAGACCGACGTCCACGTCGAGGTCCTCGTCGGTGGTCCGGTGAGCGACAACAAGGGCATCAACCTGCCCGGCGTCGCGGTCTCCGTCCCCGCGCTGAGCGAGAAGGACATCGAGGACCTGCGCTTCGCCCTCGGCCTCGGTGTGGACTACATCGCGCTGTCGTTCGTGCGTGACGCCGCCGACGCCGAGGACGTCCGGAAGATCATGCGCGAGGAGGGCCGCATGGTCCCGATCATCGCCAAGATCGAGAAGCCGCAGGCGATCGACAACCTGGACGAGGTGATCGAGGCGTTCGACGCGTTCATGGTCGCCCGTGGCGACCTCGGCGTGGAGTGCCCGCTCGAGGAGGTGCCGTTCCTCCAGAAGACGATCATCGACAAGGCCCGCCGCAACGCGAAGCCCGTCATCGTCGCCACCCAGATGCTCGACTCGATGATCACCAGCCCCGCCCCGACGCGTGCCGAGGCCAACGACGTCGCCAACGCCGTCCTCGACGGCGCGGACGCCGTCATGCTCTCGGCCGAGACGTCGGTCGGTGACTATCCCGTGCACACGGTCGAGACGATGGCGCGGATCATCACCGCCACCGAGGGCCACGCCTTCGACCCGGGCACGGTCGGCCACCTCGCGCCCATCCAGTGGGACCCGCACACCCGCGGCGGCGTGATCACCAAGGCTGCCGAGGAGGTGGCCGAGCGTGTCGGTGCCAAGTACCTCGTCGCCTTCACCACGTCAGGCGACTCCGCACGACGCCTGGCCCGGCTCCGCGGCCCGATCCCGATGATCGCCTTCACCCCGCATCCCTCGGTCCGCTCACAGCTCGCCCTCGTCTGGGGTGTCGAGACGTTCAAGACCGACGAGGTCGAGCACACCGACGAGATGGTCCGCCAGGTCGACGAGGCGCTCCTGCAGATCGGCCGGGTCGAGGAGGGCGACCTCGTCGTGATCATCGCCGGCGCCCCTCCGGGCATCCCCGGCTCCACCAACGCCCTGCGGATCCACCGCATGGGGGACGCGATCAACGAGGTCAGCCCGGCGTACAAGCGCAGCTGA
- a CDS encoding glutamate synthase subunit beta gives MADPKGFLKEGRQVASRRPVEERLGDWNEVYPGGIGRALLPIINTQASRCMDCGIPFCHQGCPLGNIIPEWNDLVWRNDWEGAIERLHATNNFPEFTGRLCPAPCETACVLGINQDPVTIKNIEVSIIDKAWESGYVRPQAPEWLSGKTVAVIGSGPAGLAAAQQLTRAGHTVAVYERADEIGGLLRYGIPEFKMEKMQVDRRLDQMRREGTIFRTGINVGDELTGEALRARYDAVVLAIGATEPRDLPAPGRELGGIHQAMEFLPQANRVARGKAPTTDGSEQITATGKHVVIIGGGDTGADCLGTSLRQGAASVTQLEIMPRPADSDGKALNRPNGQPWPTYPMIYRVSSAHEEGGERVYAVNTKEFLGNDEGNVRALKLVEVEFVEGRLTEIEGTEREIPADLVLFAMGFLGPEKPGLLEQLGVELDGRGNVVRDGAFATTVPGVFVAGDAGRGQSLIVWAIAEGRAAASAVDTFLTGSTTLPAPIRPTDRPLVV, from the coding sequence ATGGCTGACCCGAAGGGCTTCCTGAAGGAGGGGCGCCAGGTCGCGTCCCGCCGTCCGGTCGAGGAGCGACTGGGGGACTGGAACGAGGTCTACCCCGGTGGCATCGGCCGTGCGCTGCTGCCGATCATCAACACCCAGGCGAGCCGCTGCATGGACTGCGGCATCCCGTTCTGCCACCAGGGCTGCCCGCTGGGCAACATCATCCCGGAGTGGAACGACCTCGTCTGGCGCAACGACTGGGAGGGCGCGATCGAGCGCCTGCACGCGACCAACAACTTCCCGGAGTTCACCGGTCGCCTCTGCCCGGCCCCGTGCGAGACCGCCTGCGTCTTGGGCATCAACCAGGACCCGGTGACGATCAAGAACATCGAGGTCTCGATCATCGACAAGGCGTGGGAGTCGGGCTACGTCCGGCCCCAGGCGCCGGAGTGGCTCTCGGGCAAGACGGTCGCCGTCATCGGCTCCGGCCCTGCCGGACTCGCCGCCGCCCAGCAGCTCACCCGCGCGGGCCACACCGTGGCCGTCTACGAGCGGGCCGACGAGATCGGGGGGCTGCTGCGCTACGGCATCCCCGAGTTCAAGATGGAGAAGATGCAGGTCGACCGTCGCCTCGACCAGATGCGGCGCGAGGGCACGATCTTCCGTACCGGCATCAACGTCGGCGACGAGCTCACCGGCGAGGCGCTCCGTGCGCGGTACGACGCCGTCGTGCTCGCCATCGGTGCGACGGAGCCCCGCGACCTGCCCGCCCCGGGCCGTGAGCTCGGTGGCATCCACCAGGCGATGGAGTTCCTGCCGCAGGCCAACCGCGTGGCGCGTGGCAAGGCTCCGACCACCGACGGTTCGGAGCAGATCACCGCGACCGGCAAGCACGTCGTCATCATCGGCGGCGGCGACACCGGTGCCGACTGCCTCGGCACCTCCCTGCGGCAGGGCGCCGCGTCGGTGACGCAGCTCGAGATCATGCCGCGACCGGCTGACTCGGACGGCAAGGCGCTCAACCGGCCGAACGGCCAGCCGTGGCCGACGTACCCGATGATCTACCGCGTCTCCTCGGCCCACGAGGAGGGGGGCGAGCGTGTGTACGCCGTCAACACGAAGGAGTTCCTCGGCAACGACGAGGGCAACGTGCGGGCGCTCAAGCTGGTCGAGGTGGAGTTCGTCGAGGGCCGCCTGACCGAGATCGAGGGCACCGAGCGCGAGATCCCGGCCGACCTGGTCCTCTTCGCAATGGGCTTCCTCGGCCCGGAGAAGCCGGGGCTCCTCGAGCAGCTCGGTGTCGAGCTCGACGGCCGCGGCAACGTCGTCCGCGACGGTGCGTTCGCCACCACGGTGCCGGGCGTCTTCGTGGCCGGTGACGCCGGTCGCGGTCAGTCGCTCATCGTCTGGGCGATCGCCGAGGGCCGCGCCGCCGCGTCCGCCGTGGACACGTTCCTGACCGGCTCCACGACGCTGCCGGCGCCGATCAGGCCGACGGACCGACCGCTCGTCGTCTGA
- the gltB gene encoding glutamate synthase large subunit codes for MRYQHSFPAPQGLYDPRFERDACGVAFVATLTGTPSHEIVAQGIRALENLDHRGAAGAEVNSGDGAGILIQVPDAFLRAVAAESGLGELPTQGAYAVGTAFLPGDADHVAKTKATIETIAGEEGLDVLGWRSVPVDPATLGPTALAVMPTFEQLFVASSGSRRTGLALERLAFCLRRRVEAETDTYFPSLSSRTLIYKGMLTTSQLAEVFPDLRDERIASAIAVVHSRFSTNTFPSWPLSHPFRFIAHNGEINTVMGNRNWMRAREALLESALIPGDLERLFPICTPGASDSASFDEVLELLHLGGRSLPHSVLMMIPEAWENHAEMDAKRRAFYEFHSALMEPWDGPANVVFTDGTQVGAVLDRNGLRPGRFWVTDDGLVIYASEAGVLDDIDPAKVVRKGRMQPGKMFLIDTEEHRIIEDDEIKDQLAGEQPYDEWLHAGLIKLDQIPEREHVIHSHASVTRRQQVFGYTEEDLRVLLTPMANTGAEPLGSMGTDSPIAALSSKPRLIFDYFAQLFAQVTNPPLDAIREELVTSLHGSIGPEANLLEPGPASCRQIVLPFPVISNDDLVKIRYINNEGDHAGFITHVSRGLYDVAGGGAAMAARIDEICAEVSEAIAGGARIVVLSDRHSNAELAPIPSLLLTAAVHHHLVREKTRTQVGLLIEAGDVREVHHVALLVGYGAAAVNPYLAMESVEDLAREGHYVMVEPEVAVKHLIKGLGKGVLKVMSKMGVSTLSSYTGAQLFECVGLSQEVVDKYFTGTSSKLGGIGLDVVAEEVALRHAKAYPRDGVGAAHRELEIGGEYQWRREGEPHLFDPETVFRLQHATRQGRYDIFKQYTERVDEQAERLMTLRGLFKFKDASVTGRQPISIDEVEPVEAIVKRFSTGAMSYGSISMEAHETLAIAMNRIGAKSNTGEGGEDPERLYDPERRSAIKQVASGRFGVTSEYLTNADDIQIKMAQGAKPGEGGQLPGHKVYPWVAKTRHSTPGVGLISPPPHHDIYSIEDLAQLIHDLKNANRDARVHVKLVAEVGVGTVAAGVSKAHADVVLISGHDGGTGASPLTSLKHAGGPWELGLAEAQQTLLLNGLRDRIVVQTDGQLKTGRDVVIAALLGAEEYGFATAPLVVSGCILMRVCHLDTCPVGVATQNPVLRERFSGKPEFVENFFMYLAEEVREHLAALGFRSLDEAIGQVDVLDAREAIDHWKASGLDLSPIFHKVELPEQFAAQDLRHTKGQDHALEKSLDLTTLLPLVQPALESGEPVRAQLPIRNINRTVGTIVGNEVTKRYRGEGLPDNTIDLTFIGAAGQSFGAFIPRGVTLRLEGDGNDYVGKGLSGGRIVIRPDRAATFNPSEQIIAGNTLAIGATSGEIFVRGGVGERCCVRNSGATVVTEGVGDHGCEYMTGGRVVVLGKTGRNFAAGMSGGYAFVLDFKEIRLNGELVESGPVPEKYAGELLDLVTRHHEETDSEVAAELLADWPAALERFTFIIPSDYKRVLEAREEAFEEGLDDDEAAARIMEVLHG; via the coding sequence GTGCGCTACCAGCACTCGTTCCCGGCCCCTCAGGGTCTCTATGACCCGCGCTTCGAGCGCGACGCCTGTGGCGTCGCCTTCGTCGCCACACTGACGGGCACCCCCAGCCACGAGATCGTCGCGCAGGGCATCCGCGCTCTCGAGAACCTCGACCACCGCGGTGCGGCCGGTGCCGAGGTCAACTCGGGCGACGGCGCGGGCATCCTGATCCAGGTGCCCGACGCGTTCCTGCGTGCCGTGGCCGCCGAGTCCGGGCTCGGCGAGCTCCCCACCCAGGGTGCGTACGCCGTCGGCACGGCGTTCCTCCCCGGCGACGCCGACCACGTCGCCAAGACCAAGGCCACGATCGAGACCATCGCCGGTGAGGAGGGCCTCGACGTCCTCGGCTGGCGCTCGGTCCCCGTCGACCCCGCCACGCTCGGCCCGACGGCCCTGGCCGTGATGCCGACGTTCGAGCAGCTCTTCGTCGCCTCGTCCGGCTCGCGTCGGACCGGCCTCGCGCTGGAGCGCCTCGCCTTCTGCCTGCGCCGGCGGGTCGAGGCCGAGACCGACACCTACTTCCCGTCGCTCTCCTCGCGCACCCTGATCTACAAGGGCATGCTCACGACCAGCCAGCTCGCCGAGGTCTTCCCGGACCTCCGTGACGAGCGGATCGCCTCGGCGATCGCGGTCGTGCACTCGCGCTTCTCGACCAACACCTTCCCGTCGTGGCCGCTGAGCCACCCGTTCCGGTTCATCGCCCACAACGGCGAGATCAACACCGTGATGGGCAACCGCAACTGGATGCGCGCGCGTGAGGCCCTCCTCGAGTCGGCCCTCATCCCCGGTGACCTCGAGCGGCTCTTCCCGATCTGCACGCCGGGTGCCTCGGACTCCGCGAGCTTCGACGAGGTGCTGGAGCTGCTCCACCTCGGCGGCCGCAGCCTGCCGCACTCGGTGCTGATGATGATCCCCGAGGCGTGGGAGAACCACGCCGAGATGGACGCCAAGCGCCGTGCCTTCTACGAGTTCCACTCCGCCCTGATGGAGCCGTGGGACGGCCCCGCCAACGTCGTCTTCACCGACGGCACCCAGGTCGGCGCGGTCCTCGACCGCAACGGCCTGCGTCCCGGTCGCTTCTGGGTGACCGACGACGGCCTGGTCATCTACGCCTCGGAGGCCGGTGTCCTCGACGACATCGACCCCGCCAAGGTCGTCCGCAAGGGCCGGATGCAGCCCGGAAAGATGTTCCTCATCGACACCGAGGAGCACCGGATCATCGAGGACGACGAGATCAAGGACCAGCTCGCCGGGGAGCAGCCCTACGACGAGTGGCTCCACGCCGGACTGATCAAGCTCGACCAGATCCCCGAGCGCGAGCACGTCATCCACTCCCACGCCTCGGTCACCCGCCGCCAGCAGGTCTTCGGCTACACCGAGGAGGACCTCCGCGTGCTCCTCACCCCGATGGCCAACACCGGTGCCGAGCCGCTCGGTTCGATGGGCACCGACAGCCCGATCGCGGCGCTGTCGAGCAAGCCGCGGCTGATCTTCGACTACTTCGCCCAGCTCTTCGCGCAGGTCACCAACCCGCCGCTCGACGCCATCCGTGAGGAGCTCGTCACGAGCCTCCACGGGTCGATCGGCCCCGAGGCCAACCTGCTCGAGCCTGGCCCGGCGTCGTGCCGCCAGATCGTGCTGCCGTTCCCGGTCATCTCCAACGACGACCTCGTGAAGATCCGCTACATCAACAACGAGGGCGACCACGCCGGGTTCATCACCCACGTCTCCCGCGGCCTCTACGACGTCGCCGGCGGCGGCGCCGCCATGGCAGCCCGGATCGACGAGATCTGTGCCGAGGTCAGCGAGGCGATCGCCGGCGGTGCACGCATCGTCGTGCTCTCCGACCGCCACTCGAACGCCGAGCTCGCGCCCATCCCGTCGCTGCTCCTCACCGCGGCCGTCCACCACCACCTGGTCCGTGAGAAGACCCGCACCCAGGTCGGCCTCCTCATCGAGGCCGGCGACGTCCGCGAGGTCCACCACGTGGCGCTCCTCGTCGGTTACGGCGCGGCGGCGGTCAACCCCTACCTCGCGATGGAGTCCGTCGAGGACCTCGCCCGCGAGGGTCACTACGTGATGGTCGAGCCCGAGGTCGCCGTCAAGCACCTGATCAAGGGCCTCGGCAAGGGCGTCCTCAAGGTCATGTCGAAGATGGGTGTCTCGACGCTGTCGTCGTACACCGGTGCGCAGCTCTTCGAGTGCGTCGGCCTCTCCCAGGAGGTCGTCGACAAGTACTTCACCGGTACGTCGTCGAAGCTCGGCGGCATCGGCCTCGACGTCGTCGCCGAGGAGGTGGCCCTGCGCCACGCCAAGGCGTACCCGCGTGACGGCGTCGGAGCGGCGCACCGCGAGCTCGAGATCGGCGGCGAGTACCAGTGGCGCCGCGAGGGCGAGCCGCACCTCTTCGACCCCGAGACCGTCTTCCGGCTCCAGCACGCCACGCGTCAGGGCCGCTACGACATCTTCAAGCAGTACACCGAGCGCGTCGACGAGCAGGCCGAGCGCCTGATGACCCTGCGCGGTCTCTTCAAGTTCAAGGACGCTTCGGTCACCGGTCGTCAGCCGATCTCGATCGACGAGGTCGAGCCGGTCGAGGCGATCGTCAAGCGATTCTCGACCGGTGCCATGTCCTACGGCTCCATCTCGATGGAGGCCCATGAGACCCTCGCGATCGCGATGAACCGGATCGGCGCCAAGTCGAACACCGGCGAGGGCGGCGAGGACCCGGAGCGTCTCTACGACCCGGAGCGCCGCTCCGCGATCAAGCAGGTCGCCTCGGGCCGCTTCGGCGTCACGTCGGAGTACCTGACGAACGCCGACGACATCCAGATCAAGATGGCCCAGGGCGCCAAGCCCGGTGAGGGCGGCCAGCTGCCCGGCCACAAGGTCTACCCGTGGGTCGCCAAGACCCGTCACTCGACGCCGGGTGTCGGCCTGATCAGCCCGCCGCCGCACCACGACATCTACTCGATCGAGGACCTGGCGCAGCTGATCCACGACCTCAAGAACGCCAACCGTGACGCGCGCGTGCACGTCAAGCTGGTGGCCGAGGTCGGCGTCGGCACGGTCGCGGCCGGTGTGTCGAAGGCCCACGCCGACGTCGTACTCATCTCTGGTCATGACGGTGGCACGGGTGCCTCGCCGCTGACGTCGCTCAAGCACGCCGGTGGTCCCTGGGAGCTCGGCCTCGCCGAGGCCCAGCAGACGCTGCTGCTCAACGGTCTCCGGGACCGGATCGTCGTGCAGACCGACGGCCAGCTCAAGACCGGGCGTGACGTCGTCATCGCCGCGCTGCTCGGTGCCGAGGAGTACGGCTTCGCGACGGCCCCCCTGGTCGTCAGCGGCTGCATCCTGATGCGGGTCTGCCACCTCGACACCTGCCCTGTGGGTGTCGCGACGCAGAACCCGGTCCTGCGCGAGCGCTTCTCCGGCAAGCCCGAGTTCGTGGAGAACTTCTTCATGTACCTCGCCGAGGAGGTGCGCGAGCACCTCGCCGCGCTGGGCTTCCGCAGCCTCGACGAGGCGATCGGCCAGGTCGACGTCCTCGACGCACGTGAGGCGATCGACCACTGGAAGGCCTCGGGTCTCGACCTGAGCCCGATCTTCCACAAGGTCGAGCTGCCCGAGCAGTTCGCGGCCCAGGACCTGCGCCACACCAAGGGTCAGGACCACGCGCTGGAGAAGTCGCTCGACCTCACCACGCTGCTGCCGCTGGTCCAGCCGGCACTCGAGAGCGGCGAGCCGGTGCGCGCGCAGCTCCCGATCCGCAACATCAACCGGACCGTCGGCACGATCGTCGGCAACGAGGTGACCAAGCGCTATCGCGGCGAGGGCCTGCCGGACAACACGATCGACCTCACCTTCATCGGTGCGGCCGGCCAGTCCTTCGGCGCGTTCATCCCGCGCGGCGTGACGCTGCGCCTCGAGGGCGACGGCAACGACTACGTCGGCAAGGGCCTCTCGGGCGGTCGGATCGTGATCCGCCCGGATCGCGCCGCGACCTTCAACCCGAGTGAGCAGATCATCGCGGGCAACACGCTGGCCATCGGCGCCACCTCGGGCGAGATCTTCGTCCGCGGCGGGGTCGGCGAGCGCTGTTGCGTGCGCAACTCCGGCGCGACGGTCGTCACCGAGGGCGTCGGCGACCACGGGTGTGAGTACATGACCGGTGGCCGTGTCGTCGTACTCGGGAAGACCGGGCGGAACTTCGCCGCCGGCATGTCCGGCGGCTACGCCTTCGTGCTCGACTTCAAGGAGATCCGGCTCAACGGCGAGCTGGTCGAGAGCGGCCCTGTTCCGGAGAAGTACGCCGGCGAGCTGCTCGACCTCGTGACCCGACACCACGAGGAGACGGACTCCGAGGTGGCTGCCGAGCTCCTGGCCGACTGGCCGGCGGCGCTCGAGCGGTTCACCTTCATCATCCCCAGTGACTACAAGCGCGTGCTCGAAGCCCGTGAGGAGGCCTTCGAAGAGGGTCTCGACGACGACGAGGCCGCCGCGCGGATTATGGAGGTTCTCCATGGCTGA
- the lgt gene encoding prolipoprotein diacylglyceryl transferase: MSLATVLPLSIPSPGDGVWHIGPLPIRGYALCIVLGIVVAVWLSERRWAARGGKPGEIADLALWAVPLGIIGARLYHVATDHDLYFGAGRSAWNILYVWHGGLGIWGGVAGGALGVWIGAKQKGIRFLPLIDIVAPTLLVAQAIGRWGNWFNQELYGKPTDLPWGLKIDEAHRVPGYENVATFHPTFLYECVWNLAAFALLLWLERRFRLGYGKVMALYVMFYCAGRGWIEMLRIDTVELNHVLGLRFNVWTSIVLFVVATAYLLWSIRKHPGREDGVYVADNARAEP; encoded by the coding sequence ATGAGTCTCGCCACCGTTCTGCCGCTCAGCATCCCCAGTCCCGGCGACGGCGTCTGGCACATCGGTCCGCTGCCGATCCGCGGCTACGCGCTCTGCATCGTCCTCGGCATCGTCGTCGCGGTCTGGCTGAGCGAGCGACGGTGGGCCGCCCGCGGCGGCAAGCCCGGCGAGATTGCCGACCTGGCGCTGTGGGCGGTGCCGCTCGGCATCATCGGCGCCCGGCTCTACCACGTCGCCACCGACCACGACCTCTACTTCGGGGCCGGCCGCAGCGCGTGGAACATCCTCTACGTCTGGCACGGCGGCCTGGGCATCTGGGGCGGCGTCGCGGGCGGCGCCCTCGGGGTGTGGATCGGCGCGAAGCAGAAGGGGATCCGTTTCCTCCCTCTGATCGACATCGTCGCGCCCACGCTCCTCGTCGCCCAGGCCATCGGCCGCTGGGGCAACTGGTTCAACCAGGAGCTCTACGGCAAGCCGACCGACCTGCCGTGGGGCCTCAAGATCGATGAGGCGCACCGCGTCCCGGGCTACGAGAACGTCGCCACCTTCCACCCGACGTTCCTCTACGAGTGCGTCTGGAACCTGGCCGCTTTCGCGCTGCTCCTCTGGCTCGAGCGCCGCTTCAGGCTCGGCTACGGCAAGGTGATGGCGCTCTACGTGATGTTCTACTGCGCGGGCCGCGGATGGATCGAGATGCTGCGCATCGACACCGTCGAGCTCAACCACGTCCTGGGCCTCCGGTTCAACGTGTGGACCTCGATCGTGCTGTTCGTCGTCGCGACGGCGTACCTTCTATGGAGTATCCGGAAGCACCCCGGCCGTGAGGACGGCGTCTACGTTGCGGACAACGCGCGTGCAGAACCCTGA
- a CDS encoding SCO family protein, whose amino-acid sequence MFGVARRLVAVVAALLLLGACGSAGPTGFTGITHAPYAVAATPLQNTDGSTYALTQATKPLTLVFFGYTHCEDYCPLVMNNLSVALQRLDEEDRSKVDLVFVTSDPARDTGPVLRKYLDRYGDGFLGLTGKLTDIVTVAKSLAVSVDDGTKLPDGGYDLTSHSTTITALGPDHTSTVLWDMETSSAQFAADFTAILHGKAPAAS is encoded by the coding sequence GTGTTCGGCGTCGCTAGGCGCCTCGTCGCAGTCGTCGCTGCGCTCCTCCTGCTCGGCGCCTGCGGCTCCGCCGGGCCGACCGGGTTCACGGGCATCACCCACGCGCCGTACGCCGTGGCGGCGACGCCGCTGCAGAACACCGACGGGTCGACGTACGCCCTGACGCAGGCGACCAAGCCGCTGACGCTGGTCTTCTTCGGTTACACCCACTGCGAGGACTACTGCCCGCTGGTGATGAACAACCTCAGCGTCGCCCTGCAGCGGCTCGACGAGGAGGACCGCAGCAAGGTCGACCTCGTCTTCGTGACCAGTGACCCGGCCCGCGACACCGGGCCGGTGCTGCGCAAGTACCTCGACCGGTACGGCGACGGCTTCCTCGGCCTCACCGGCAAGCTGACCGACATCGTCACCGTCGCCAAGTCGTTGGCCGTCTCCGTCGACGACGGCACCAAGCTGCCCGACGGCGGGTACGACCTGACGTCGCACTCCACCACGATCACGGCGCTCGGACCGGATCACACGTCGACGGTCCTGTGGGACATGGAGACCTCCTCGGCCCAGTTCGCGGCCGACTTCACTGCGATCCTGCACGGAAAGGCCCCCGCCGCCTCATGA
- the trpA gene encoding tryptophan synthase subunit alpha, translating into MSTSTSRAFETAKADGRAALVGYLPAGFPDVDGAIDALKAMVDAGCDVIEIGLPYSDPVMDGPTIQAAAQQALDGGVRIKDVLRTVEAVASTGTPTLVMTYWNPVEKYGVERFATDLVNAGGAGLITPDITPDYAEAWIAAADERDLDKVFLVSPSSTDERIALTTAASRGFVYATGVMGVTGGKQASADIVGPLVARTKATTSLPVGVGVGVSTGDQAAELGRLTDGVIVGSAFVRALLDNAGDRAGGLRALSDLTSELAAGVRRR; encoded by the coding sequence ATGAGCACGAGTACGTCGCGCGCGTTCGAGACCGCGAAGGCCGACGGCCGCGCCGCGCTCGTCGGCTACCTGCCCGCAGGCTTCCCCGACGTCGACGGGGCCATCGACGCACTCAAGGCGATGGTCGACGCCGGCTGCGACGTGATCGAGATCGGCCTGCCCTACAGCGACCCCGTGATGGACGGCCCGACCATCCAGGCCGCGGCGCAGCAGGCCCTCGACGGCGGCGTCCGGATCAAGGACGTCCTCCGCACCGTCGAGGCGGTCGCCTCCACCGGTACGCCGACACTGGTCATGACCTACTGGAACCCCGTGGAGAAGTACGGCGTCGAGCGCTTCGCCACCGATCTCGTCAACGCCGGGGGAGCGGGCCTGATCACGCCCGACATCACGCCGGACTACGCCGAGGCGTGGATCGCCGCGGCCGACGAGCGTGACCTCGACAAGGTCTTCCTCGTCTCGCCGTCGAGCACCGACGAGCGGATCGCCCTGACGACCGCCGCCTCGCGCGGTTTCGTCTACGCCACGGGTGTCATGGGCGTCACCGGGGGCAAGCAGGCCAGCGCCGACATCGTCGGGCCGCTCGTCGCGCGCACCAAGGCGACCACGTCGCTGCCGGTCGGTGTCGGTGTCGGCGTGAGCACGGGCGACCAGGCCGCGGAGCTCGGCCGGCTCACCGACGGTGTCATCGTCGGCAGTGCCTTCGTCCGGGCGCTGCTCGACAATGCGGGGGACCGGGCGGGTGGTCTCCGCGCCCTCTCGGACCTCACCTCAGAGCTGGCTGCTGGTGTTCGGCGTCGCTAG